A region from the Gemmatimonadota bacterium genome encodes:
- a CDS encoding NAD-dependent epimerase/dehydratase family protein, with protein MGARILLTGAAGFVGSHLAEELLERGDSVVGVDNFDPFYSPAEKRANLERARGHSSFSLLEVDCADSEALDRALGPESFDAVVHLAAKAGVRPSIAHPFEYARANLLGTQAILEAARERGVGRIVFGSSSSVYGDNGKVPFSEDDPVERPISPYAATKRGGELLCHAHQHLHGGSVLALRYFTVYGPRQRPDLAIRKFAELMLRGEPIPVFGDGSSARDYTWVGDIVAGTVAALDYTEAAQAGFDILNLGGNRTTSLSRLIELIGEAVGAAPSISRLDAQPGDVRRTHADIDKAARLLGYAPRVGVEEGVPRMVEWLRERRPAQP; from the coding sequence ATGGGTGCGCGGATTCTCCTCACCGGGGCGGCCGGGTTCGTCGGTAGTCATCTTGCCGAAGAGCTTCTGGAGCGCGGCGACAGCGTGGTAGGCGTCGACAACTTCGACCCCTTCTACTCGCCGGCCGAAAAGCGCGCCAATCTGGAACGAGCCCGCGGCCACTCCTCGTTCTCGCTGCTGGAGGTGGACTGCGCCGATTCGGAGGCGCTCGACCGGGCGCTGGGGCCCGAATCGTTCGATGCCGTCGTCCACCTGGCCGCGAAGGCCGGCGTACGGCCGTCCATCGCCCACCCCTTTGAGTACGCCCGAGCCAATCTGCTCGGTACCCAGGCGATTCTGGAGGCGGCCCGCGAGCGCGGAGTGGGGCGCATCGTGTTCGGCTCGTCGTCCTCCGTTTACGGCGACAACGGCAAGGTTCCTTTCTCCGAGGACGACCCCGTAGAACGCCCGATCTCCCCGTACGCGGCCACCAAGCGCGGCGGCGAACTCCTGTGTCACGCGCACCAGCACCTCCACGGCGGGTCCGTCCTCGCGCTGCGCTATTTTACCGTGTACGGCCCCCGGCAACGCCCGGATCTGGCCATTCGCAAGTTCGCCGAGCTCATGCTCCGCGGTGAGCCGATCCCGGTGTTCGGCGACGGCTCCAGCGCGCGCGACTACACCTGGGTCGGGGACATCGTCGCCGGTACGGTGGCCGCCCTGGACTACACGGAGGCGGCGCAAGCCGGGTTCGACATCTTAAACCTGGGCGGCAACCGCACCACGTCCCTGTCGCGACTCATAGAGCTCATCGGGGAAGCCGTGGGTGCGGCCCCCTCCATCTCGCGCTTGGACGCCCAGCCGGGCGACGTCCGGCGCACGCACGCCGACATCGACAAGGCCGCCCGGCTGCTGGGCTACGCTCCGCGCGTGGGCGTGGAAGAGGGCGTGCCACGGATGGTGGAGTGGCTGCGCGAGCGCCGGCCGGCGCAGCCGTGA
- a CDS encoding CpsB/CapC family capsule biosynthesis tyrosine phosphatase: protein MIDIHAHLMPAVDDGAVDDDQAAAALARLRADGFIAVTATPHLDASLAAQPAAWEARLATFDRAWQRLGEIASEAAPGLELYRGVELMLDTPEPDASDGRLRLDGGAALLIEFPRLGVPPSMPAALDGLGARGLRPVIAHPERYDVSLAGGAERWRATGAALAVNGRALLGHYGSAARAAALTLFERGLVDLVATDYHARGETGAPEVRELLERAAGAEVAHLLVNENPRLLLAGEAPLRVPPVRLRGGLLRRLRGLFD from the coding sequence GTGATCGACATCCACGCGCACCTCATGCCCGCGGTGGATGACGGGGCGGTCGACGACGACCAGGCCGCCGCCGCCCTGGCGCGGCTGCGCGCCGACGGTTTCATCGCGGTGACCGCGACCCCTCATCTCGACGCGTCCCTGGCGGCTCAACCAGCCGCCTGGGAAGCTCGGCTCGCGACCTTCGACCGGGCCTGGCAGCGACTCGGGGAAATCGCCAGCGAGGCCGCGCCCGGTCTGGAGCTGTACCGCGGCGTCGAGCTGATGCTGGATACGCCCGAGCCGGATGCATCGGACGGGCGCCTCCGGCTGGACGGCGGCGCCGCGTTGCTGATCGAGTTTCCCAGGCTCGGCGTGCCCCCGAGCATGCCGGCGGCGCTCGACGGGCTAGGCGCGCGCGGGCTGCGTCCGGTGATCGCCCACCCGGAGCGCTACGACGTGTCGCTGGCGGGAGGCGCCGAGCGCTGGCGGGCCACGGGCGCGGCGCTGGCGGTCAACGGTCGCGCGCTCCTCGGTCACTACGGCAGCGCGGCTCGGGCGGCCGCCCTAACGCTTTTCGAGCGGGGCCTGGTCGACCTGGTGGCGACCGACTACCACGCCCGCGGCGAGACGGGCGCGCCCGAAGTGCGCGAGCTCCTGGAGCGGGCGGCGGGCGCGGAGGTAGCCCACCTCCTGGTGAACGAGAACCCGCGGCTTCTGCTGGCCGGAGAGGCGCCCCTGCGGGTACCGCCTGTCCGCTTGCGCGGAGGTCTGCTGAGGCGACTGCGCGGGTTGTTCGACTAG
- the uvrB gene encoding excinuclease ABC subunit UvrB has translation MATFDLQLPFSLSGDQPQAIEQLVRGLRTGDGRQTLLGVTGSGKTVTMASAIAEFGRPTLVMSHNKTLAAQLYGELRQFFPRNAVEYFISYYDYYQPEAYVPTTDTYIEKDSSINPDIEKLRLRTTSSLMEREDVVVVASISCIYGLGDPATYRSLMLTLDVGQEIGRRGILEGLVRIQYARNDIDFQRGTFRVRGDVVEIFPAYEEQAVRVELWGEEIERISRFDPLTGDVITRLPRAAIYPATHFVTDRSRVEVAVERIRAELEERLLELRGSDRLLEAQRLEQRTNFDVEMLLEIGTCAGVENYSRHLTGREEGERPACLFDYFPDDMLVIVDESHQSIPQIRGMFNGDRSRKQTLVDFGFRLPSALDNRPLHFQEWEELVPRAVFVSATPGDYELAASEGVVVEQLIRPTGLLDPEIDVRPVRGQIDDLLGEIRTREDRGERVLVTTLTKRMAEDLTDYLQQVGVRVRYMHSEVDAIERIEIIRDLRLGRFDVLVGINLLREGLDLPEVSLVAILDADKEGFLRDARSLIQTVGRAARNEGGTAIMYADRVTRSMRQCIEETDRRREVQAVYNAEHGIVPQTIRKSVEETLLATRVADARGLGGSGQQVAEAATTYADEANLEEWAKILEAEMREASEALNFERAAKLRDQLVEVQAKLAS, from the coding sequence ATGGCGACCTTCGATCTACAACTCCCGTTTTCCCTGAGCGGGGATCAGCCTCAGGCGATCGAGCAGCTGGTCCGCGGCTTGAGGACCGGCGACGGGCGCCAAACGCTGCTCGGTGTCACCGGCTCGGGCAAGACCGTGACGATGGCCTCGGCGATCGCGGAGTTCGGCAGGCCCACGCTGGTCATGAGCCACAACAAGACGCTCGCCGCCCAGTTGTACGGGGAGCTGCGCCAGTTCTTTCCGCGCAACGCGGTCGAGTACTTCATCTCCTACTACGACTACTACCAGCCCGAAGCGTACGTACCGACGACGGACACCTACATCGAGAAGGACTCGTCCATCAATCCGGACATCGAGAAGCTGAGGCTGCGCACCACGTCTTCGCTCATGGAGCGGGAGGACGTGGTGGTGGTGGCGAGCATCTCGTGCATCTACGGTCTCGGCGACCCGGCGACCTACAGGTCGCTGATGTTGACGCTGGACGTCGGCCAGGAGATCGGGCGAAGGGGGATCCTCGAGGGCCTCGTCAGGATCCAGTACGCGCGCAACGACATAGACTTCCAGCGTGGCACCTTCCGCGTGCGCGGGGACGTGGTGGAGATCTTCCCGGCGTACGAGGAGCAGGCCGTTCGGGTGGAGCTCTGGGGCGAGGAGATCGAGCGCATTTCGCGCTTCGACCCGCTCACCGGTGACGTGATCACGAGGCTGCCGCGCGCGGCCATCTACCCGGCCACACACTTCGTGACCGACAGGTCCCGTGTGGAGGTTGCGGTGGAGCGCATCCGCGCGGAACTGGAAGAGCGCCTGCTCGAGCTGCGCGGGAGCGACCGCCTGCTGGAGGCACAGCGGCTGGAGCAGCGCACCAACTTCGACGTGGAGATGCTGCTCGAGATCGGCACGTGCGCGGGGGTGGAGAACTACTCGCGGCACCTCACGGGCAGGGAGGAAGGCGAGCGGCCGGCCTGCCTGTTCGACTACTTCCCGGACGACATGCTGGTCATCGTCGACGAGTCGCACCAGTCGATCCCGCAGATCCGGGGCATGTTCAACGGGGATCGATCGCGCAAGCAGACGTTGGTGGATTTCGGGTTCCGGCTGCCCAGCGCGCTGGACAACCGGCCGCTGCACTTCCAGGAGTGGGAGGAGCTGGTCCCGCGCGCCGTGTTCGTGTCCGCAACGCCGGGGGACTACGAGCTGGCGGCGTCCGAGGGTGTGGTGGTCGAGCAGCTCATACGGCCGACCGGGCTGCTGGATCCGGAGATCGACGTACGCCCGGTGCGCGGCCAGATCGACGACCTGCTCGGCGAGATCAGGACGCGCGAGGATCGCGGCGAGCGCGTGCTCGTGACCACACTGACCAAGCGCATGGCCGAGGATCTGACCGACTACCTCCAGCAGGTGGGTGTGCGCGTGCGCTACATGCACTCGGAGGTGGACGCGATCGAGCGCATCGAGATCATCCGCGACCTCAGGCTCGGGCGCTTCGATGTCCTGGTCGGAATAAACCTGTTGCGGGAGGGCCTGGACCTGCCCGAGGTGTCGCTGGTGGCGATCCTGGACGCGGACAAGGAAGGCTTCCTGCGCGACGCCCGCTCGCTGATCCAGACCGTCGGTCGCGCCGCCCGCAACGAGGGCGGGACGGCGATCATGTACGCGGACCGGGTCACCCGCTCGATGCGGCAATGCATCGAGGAGACGGATCGACGCCGGGAGGTGCAGGCGGTCTACAACGCCGAGCACGGGATCGTCCCGCAGACGATCCGCAAGAGCGTTGAGGAGACCTTGCTGGCCACGCGCGTGGCCGACGCCAGGGGGCTCGGGGGCTCGGGTCAGCAGGTGGCCGAGGCGGCGACGACGTACGCCGACGAGGCCAACCTGGAGGAGTGGGCCAAGATCCTCGAGGCCGAGATGCGCGAAGCCTCCGAGGCGCTCAACTTCGAGCGCGCCGCCAAGCTCCGAGACCAGCTGGTGGAGGTCCAGGCCAAGCTCGCTTCGTGA
- the tsaE gene encoding tRNA (adenosine(37)-N6)-threonylcarbamoyltransferase complex ATPase subunit type 1 TsaE: MSEGKADVLDAVVDQATLEAWAAEVGRLAHRPLTVCLHGPLGAGKSVVARAVARGAGVRGAMPSPTFNLRFSYRLPGGGYLLHIDLYRLSPSEIWDVGWEDVGAAGIVALVEWAERARRLLPEDRWDVRLSPVQGLAARRRLEVRRLGDAPPIPSLPVAERHAAGSGASGGA; encoded by the coding sequence GTGAGCGAGGGCAAGGCCGATGTCCTGGACGCGGTCGTCGACCAGGCGACCCTGGAGGCCTGGGCGGCCGAGGTGGGGCGGCTGGCGCACCGACCCCTGACCGTCTGCCTGCACGGCCCGCTCGGTGCCGGCAAGTCGGTCGTGGCCAGGGCTGTCGCGCGAGGCGCCGGGGTGCGTGGGGCCATGCCTTCCCCCACCTTCAATCTGCGCTTCTCCTACCGCCTTCCGGGCGGCGGATACCTGCTGCACATCGACCTGTATCGCCTCTCCCCCAGCGAGATCTGGGATGTCGGCTGGGAGGACGTCGGCGCGGCGGGTATCGTGGCCCTCGTCGAGTGGGCCGAGCGGGCCCGCCGGCTGCTTCCGGAGGACCGCTGGGACGTCCGGTTGAGCCCCGTTCAGGGGCTCGCTGCGCGCCGCAGGCTCGAGGTAAGGCGGCTCGGCGACGCTCCCCCGATCCCGAGCCTGCCCGTGGCGGAGCGGCACGCGGCCGGAAGCGGGGCTAGCGGCGGAGCCTGA
- a CDS encoding capsule assembly Wzi family protein, with the protein MARLAVGLLGLALSPCQLAPQSPTSAVGAGTEILLARDHWAARAALAHQVRSPTTGAIDHGSGWVRLQEVALVLAAAADSGASGDRESARASLDRLIAEFASGDAPGIFGPIGPFGDFGAGLRVTSGALATRSGTLTLSDGKFGFRDEIPAIPRPNATSLRPVGFALAKLGPVSLAVSGREGATGRGADSYFAAVGAGPLTVWGGQFTPRYGPGRSGSLIFRGDVPVRGAGFSLRRPMRLPWVLRHLGDLRLETFLAPLERSRERVDPWLWGGRLSLTPHPRLSIAASRAAMFGGRGNGGFDLGDFARVLAGLRDTPPPFENQLAAVDISFLPPLGRWPVAVYVEWGAEDSAGSWAQVPGLITGARVAGLPFLAALSVTVEHVYLAGSCCGNPPWYWHGFFPGGWTVDGEALGHALGGQGHETRLGLDVDAGARLAAAADVFFRRRRAENLYAPARSGGSYGGRLRLTADLSSRTALKIDALGEFGDSDWRLVRILAGGTVRLRR; encoded by the coding sequence TTGGCGCGCCTGGCGGTCGGGCTCCTGGGCCTCGCGCTGAGCCCCTGCCAGCTGGCGCCGCAATCCCCGACGTCGGCTGTGGGGGCCGGAACCGAAATCCTCCTGGCGCGCGATCACTGGGCCGCGCGCGCGGCGCTCGCGCACCAGGTTCGGTCGCCCACGACGGGGGCGATCGACCACGGCTCGGGGTGGGTACGACTGCAGGAAGTCGCGCTGGTGCTGGCCGCAGCCGCCGACAGCGGCGCGTCCGGTGACCGCGAGTCGGCGCGCGCTTCACTCGACCGGCTTATCGCCGAGTTCGCGAGCGGGGACGCCCCCGGAATCTTCGGCCCGATCGGCCCGTTCGGGGACTTCGGCGCCGGCCTGCGCGTGACCAGCGGGGCGCTGGCGACCAGGTCCGGCACGCTCACGCTGTCGGACGGCAAATTCGGCTTTCGCGACGAGATACCGGCGATCCCACGGCCCAACGCCACCTCGCTACGCCCCGTCGGGTTCGCCCTGGCCAAGCTCGGCCCCGTGTCTCTCGCGGTGTCCGGACGAGAGGGCGCCACCGGACGAGGCGCTGACTCGTACTTCGCGGCCGTCGGCGCGGGCCCGCTGACCGTGTGGGGCGGCCAGTTCACGCCGCGCTACGGACCCGGTCGGTCGGGCTCGCTGATCTTCCGGGGCGACGTGCCCGTCCGCGGCGCGGGCTTTTCCCTGCGACGGCCCATGCGCCTCCCGTGGGTCCTGCGGCACCTGGGAGACCTCCGCTTGGAGACGTTTCTGGCGCCGCTGGAGCGGAGCCGAGAGCGGGTGGACCCATGGCTGTGGGGCGGGCGGCTCTCCCTGACGCCGCATCCGAGGCTGTCGATCGCCGCGTCTCGTGCCGCGATGTTCGGCGGGCGGGGCAACGGCGGCTTCGACCTCGGGGACTTCGCGCGCGTGCTGGCCGGCCTGCGCGACACGCCGCCGCCGTTCGAGAACCAACTCGCGGCCGTCGACATTTCGTTCTTGCCGCCGTTGGGCCGATGGCCCGTGGCCGTCTACGTGGAGTGGGGTGCGGAGGACTCGGCGGGCAGTTGGGCCCAGGTGCCGGGTCTGATCACCGGTGCGCGGGTCGCCGGCCTTCCCTTTCTCGCCGCCTTGTCCGTCACCGTCGAGCACGTGTATCTGGCGGGCTCGTGTTGCGGCAATCCGCCGTGGTACTGGCACGGGTTCTTCCCCGGGGGCTGGACGGTGGACGGAGAGGCTCTGGGCCACGCGCTGGGCGGACAGGGCCACGAGACCCGGCTGGGCCTGGACGTGGACGCGGGCGCCAGGCTCGCCGCGGCGGCGGACGTCTTCTTCCGCCGGCGCCGCGCGGAAAACCTCTACGCACCGGCGCGCTCAGGAGGGAGTTACGGCGGTCGACTCCGACTGACGGCGGATTTATCGTCGCGAACCGCGTTGAAGATCGACGCCCTGGGAGAATTCGGGGACTCCGACTGGAGGCTGGTTCGAATCCTCGCCGGCGGTACGGTCAGGCTCCGCCGCTAG
- the tsaB gene encoding tRNA (adenosine(37)-N6)-threonylcarbamoyltransferase complex dimerization subunit type 1 TsaB, whose product MLLAIDTAAPVANLALGLGERLVAERSAAVDTSRSEALLPTLDAMFTSAGVTPGLLTGVVVGGGPGSYTGIRIAAAAAKGLTQALGLPLYAHGSLEAMSAGADIGGRPVCSVIPARRGEVFMACHLRRADGLSIVHADALIGVAEVAGLAGAYDAVVVGPVAAAYAAALRDAGVEVDQALGEHRARGLLDLHRWRGDAGLVADPLGWEPVYLRPAVDGEHAS is encoded by the coding sequence ATGCTACTCGCGATAGATACAGCGGCGCCCGTCGCCAACCTTGCGTTGGGCCTCGGCGAACGTTTGGTGGCCGAGCGCTCGGCCGCGGTCGACACGTCCCGGTCGGAGGCTCTGCTGCCCACGCTCGACGCGATGTTCACCTCGGCGGGGGTGACGCCTGGCCTTCTGACGGGGGTGGTCGTGGGAGGCGGGCCCGGATCCTACACGGGCATCAGAATCGCCGCCGCGGCTGCGAAGGGCCTGACCCAGGCGCTGGGGTTGCCGCTGTACGCGCACGGTAGCCTGGAGGCCATGAGCGCCGGCGCCGACATCGGCGGACGGCCGGTGTGTTCCGTCATCCCCGCGCGCCGTGGCGAGGTGTTCATGGCGTGCCACCTGCGCCGGGCCGACGGCCTGTCGATCGTGCATGCGGACGCCCTCATCGGCGTCGCAGAAGTCGCCGGGTTGGCCGGCGCGTACGACGCCGTGGTCGTGGGTCCCGTGGCTGCAGCCTACGCCGCCGCGCTGCGCGACGCGGGAGTCGAGGTGGACCAGGCTCTTGGCGAGCACCGGGCGCGTGGCCTGCTCGATTTGCACCGTTGGCGCGGGGACGCGGGCCTGGTCGCCGATCCGCTCGGCTGGGAGCCGGTATATCTGCGTCCGGCAGTCGATGGCGAGCACGCTTCCTGA
- the rimI gene encoding ribosomal protein S18-alanine N-acetyltransferase, translating into MASTLPEGRALPGDGAERLVLRPMSEHDVAGVVDIERDTFTMPWSADTFSGLIARADAECFVAESAGTLMGYAVFWWAHGEAELGDIAVSARHRGRGVGTALLRSVIEDARGRGVRRVFLEVREGNADAISLYRRFGFREVGRRPDYYRQPREDALVMVRSFTPSRAR; encoded by the coding sequence ATGGCGAGCACGCTTCCTGAAGGCCGGGCGCTGCCCGGAGACGGAGCCGAGCGACTCGTGCTTCGCCCGATGAGCGAGCATGACGTAGCGGGCGTCGTCGACATCGAGCGGGACACCTTCACCATGCCGTGGTCGGCGGATACCTTTTCGGGACTGATCGCGCGCGCGGACGCCGAGTGTTTCGTGGCGGAATCCGCGGGCACCCTGATGGGGTACGCCGTATTCTGGTGGGCGCATGGAGAGGCGGAGCTCGGCGACATCGCGGTGTCGGCGAGGCACCGCGGACGCGGGGTCGGCACGGCGCTCCTTCGATCGGTGATCGAGGACGCCCGAGGCCGCGGCGTGCGCCGTGTGTTCCTCGAGGTCCGTGAGGGCAACGCCGACGCGATCAGCCTCTACCGTCGATTCGGTTTTCGGGAAGTGGGCAGGCGCCCGGACTACTACCGGCAACCCAGAGAGGACGCGCTCGTAATGGTACGCTCATTCACCCCCTCGAGGGCTCGTTGA
- the hemB gene encoding porphobilinogen synthase, whose amino-acid sequence MSGFPIVRPRRLRRTAALRRLVRETVVSADDLVLPLFVVPGEGVRKAVQSMPGVDQTSVDGVLADAESAARLGVPAVLLFGIPETKDDQGSSSWAEDGVVQRAVRVLKGELPELVVITDVCLCEYTSHGHCGVLDGESVDNDRTLPLLARQAVSHAAAGADIVAPSDMMDGRVGEIRATLDAQGFVDTAILSYAAKFASAFYGPFRDAAESAPAIGDRRSYQMDAANAEEALREVELDLVEGADAVMVKPALAYLDIVWRVKEATGYPVCAYHVSGEYAAIMAAAERGWLDESAAMREALLSIKRAGADLIVSYWARQFARGE is encoded by the coding sequence TTGAGCGGTTTTCCCATCGTGCGGCCGCGACGGCTTCGCCGAACGGCGGCCCTGCGGCGCCTGGTGCGAGAGACGGTCGTCTCCGCGGACGATCTCGTCCTGCCGCTGTTCGTCGTCCCTGGGGAGGGGGTACGCAAGGCGGTTCAGTCCATGCCCGGTGTCGATCAGACCTCCGTCGATGGCGTCCTGGCCGACGCTGAATCGGCCGCCCGGCTCGGCGTGCCCGCCGTGCTGCTCTTCGGGATCCCCGAAACCAAGGACGACCAGGGATCTTCATCCTGGGCCGAAGACGGCGTCGTGCAGCGGGCGGTGCGCGTGCTGAAGGGGGAGCTTCCGGAGCTCGTCGTCATCACCGACGTGTGCCTGTGCGAGTACACGTCGCACGGGCACTGCGGGGTTCTGGATGGCGAGTCCGTAGACAACGACCGCACGCTCCCGTTGCTCGCCCGGCAGGCCGTGAGTCACGCCGCGGCCGGAGCTGATATCGTCGCTCCCAGTGACATGATGGATGGGCGGGTGGGAGAGATCCGAGCTACGCTCGACGCCCAGGGGTTCGTCGACACCGCCATCCTGTCTTACGCGGCAAAGTTCGCTTCGGCGTTCTACGGCCCGTTTCGCGACGCCGCGGAGAGCGCCCCGGCGATCGGCGATCGGCGCTCGTATCAGATGGACGCAGCCAACGCCGAAGAGGCACTGCGCGAGGTGGAGTTGGATCTGGTCGAGGGCGCAGACGCCGTGATGGTCAAACCTGCGCTGGCGTACCTGGACATCGTCTGGCGGGTCAAGGAAGCGACGGGCTACCCGGTCTGCGCCTATCACGTTTCGGGGGAATACGCCGCGATCATGGCCGCCGCGGAGCGTGGCTGGCTCGACGAGTCTGCGGCGATGAGGGAGGCCCTGCTGTCGATCAAGCGTGCCGGAGCCGACCTGATCGTGAGTTACTGGGCGCGTCAGTTCGCCCGGGGCGAGTGA
- the ccsA gene encoding cytochrome c biogenesis protein CcsA — MIVAAHTLALVAYLVSALLLVSSLARGRRQVPWTASAALAVGAVAHIGGILAYVTVFGELPLAGIGPSLSTLGLVVALFVLGAASLGEARPLGIAVVPVAAVLVGSALALGISPSGAGGYFGSRPWFYLHVLLAFAGYAGLALASGAGLLYLLQLRELKDKRFGKVFRFLPSLDKLEDVGRRALVVGLTALTIGLALAWAWTVRFEGSLQLGEPKVAWAIGTWFVMAIALGFRGGGPHRERWGAALSVAGFVLVVVAYLVMRLGMIGEGGFF; from the coding sequence GTGATCGTAGCCGCGCACACCCTCGCCCTGGTCGCGTACCTGGTCAGCGCGCTGCTGCTGGTGAGCTCGCTGGCGCGGGGGCGGCGGCAGGTGCCGTGGACGGCATCCGCCGCGCTGGCGGTGGGCGCGGTCGCGCACATCGGCGGGATCCTGGCGTACGTCACGGTTTTCGGCGAACTGCCACTCGCCGGCATCGGACCTTCGCTGTCCACGCTGGGTCTCGTCGTCGCCTTGTTCGTGCTGGGCGCGGCGTCGTTGGGCGAGGCCCGACCTCTGGGCATCGCGGTGGTGCCGGTCGCGGCGGTGCTCGTGGGCAGCGCTCTGGCGCTCGGGATCTCTCCGAGCGGAGCGGGAGGGTACTTCGGCAGCCGCCCCTGGTTCTATCTGCACGTCCTCCTCGCTTTCGCCGGCTACGCCGGGCTGGCCCTTGCTTCGGGCGCCGGGTTGCTCTACCTGCTCCAATTGCGTGAGCTGAAGGACAAGCGATTCGGCAAGGTGTTCAGGTTCCTGCCGTCGCTCGACAAGCTGGAGGACGTGGGCCGCCGGGCCCTGGTCGTGGGCCTTACGGCGCTTACCATCGGCCTGGCGCTGGCCTGGGCATGGACTGTGCGCTTCGAGGGTTCGCTCCAGTTGGGCGAGCCCAAGGTCGCCTGGGCCATCGGTACGTGGTTCGTGATGGCGATCGCGCTCGGCTTCCGCGGCGGGGGCCCGCACCGGGAGCGTTGGGGCGCGGCCCTGAGCGTCGCGGGATTCGTATTGGTCGTCGTCGCCTACCTGGTCATGCGGCTGGGCATGATAGGGGAAGGAGGCTTCTTCTAA
- the hemA gene encoding glutamyl-tRNA reductase gives MNGPLVVGVSHHTAPVEVRERMALGESDARSALREIVAAGAAEAIVLSTCNRTEFYFAGASEGAEARAERILAERSGMTVEQTVCYVYRHHDRSAAEHLFRVASSLDSMIVGEAQIQGQVKAALREARDLATPRVVGPVLARLFEQAAKAGARVRSETSLGNGAASVASAAVQLARKIFGTLAGKRALVVGAGEMSKLALASFAAEGLQDIAVANRSAGRAEELARRVGGRAIPYEAMWSDLEHLDIVVTATGAPHRILGPEELEAALPGGPRRPLFLLDIALPRDVDVAVADMDNVFLYDIDDLQLIVGDNLERRRAAIPGAERIIGEEVDRFWDWYAALDVVPVLRGIRTRGEELREAELRRALSKLAHLEPADVAEVERLTRQLLAKLIHDPTVRLKEAASNGRGPTVIEAARYLFAVDEDGEGKGKG, from the coding sequence GTGAACGGCCCACTGGTCGTCGGCGTTAGCCATCACACCGCGCCGGTGGAGGTGCGCGAACGCATGGCGCTGGGCGAGTCGGACGCCCGGTCCGCGCTGCGCGAGATCGTGGCGGCCGGGGCGGCCGAGGCGATCGTCCTATCGACCTGCAACCGCACCGAGTTCTACTTCGCCGGGGCGTCCGAGGGCGCCGAGGCGCGCGCCGAGCGCATTCTCGCCGAGCGGTCCGGGATGACCGTCGAGCAGACCGTCTGCTACGTGTACAGACACCACGATCGGTCGGCCGCAGAACACCTGTTCCGCGTCGCGTCCAGCCTCGATTCCATGATCGTCGGCGAGGCTCAGATCCAGGGTCAGGTCAAGGCCGCGCTGCGCGAGGCCCGCGACCTGGCGACTCCACGCGTCGTGGGCCCGGTGCTGGCCCGCCTGTTCGAGCAGGCCGCTAAGGCGGGCGCACGCGTGAGATCGGAGACCTCTCTGGGCAACGGCGCGGCTTCGGTGGCTTCCGCGGCGGTGCAGCTCGCCAGAAAGATCTTCGGCACCCTTGCGGGGAAGCGGGCGCTGGTCGTGGGTGCGGGCGAGATGAGCAAGCTGGCGCTGGCCTCCTTCGCGGCCGAGGGCCTGCAGGACATCGCCGTGGCCAACCGGAGCGCCGGCCGCGCGGAGGAACTGGCGCGCCGAGTCGGCGGCCGGGCGATTCCGTACGAGGCGATGTGGTCCGATCTGGAGCACCTGGACATCGTCGTCACGGCGACCGGGGCGCCGCATCGCATCCTGGGGCCTGAGGAGCTCGAGGCGGCATTGCCCGGTGGCCCGCGGCGACCTCTGTTCCTTCTCGACATCGCGCTTCCGCGTGATGTGGATGTCGCCGTCGCCGACATGGACAATGTCTTCCTGTACGACATCGACGACCTGCAGCTGATCGTAGGCGACAACCTGGAGCGTCGGCGCGCGGCGATTCCCGGGGCGGAGCGAATCATCGGCGAGGAGGTCGATCGGTTCTGGGACTGGTACGCCGCGCTGGACGTGGTGCCGGTATTGCGTGGCATCCGAACGCGCGGCGAGGAGCTTCGCGAAGCCGAGCTGCGGCGGGCGTTGAGCAAGCTCGCGCATCTGGAGCCGGCGGACGTGGCCGAGGTCGAGCGCCTGACCAGGCAGCTGCTGGCCAAGCTGATCCACGATCCGACGGTGCGGCTGAAAGAGGCCGCCAGCAACGGGCGTGGCCCCACGGTGATCGAAGCGGCGCGGTATCTGTTCGCGGTGGACGAGGACGGGGAGGGGAAAGGGAAGGGGTAG